The Candidatus Methylomirabilota bacterium DNA segment TCCGCCACGCCCGCGTCCACGAAGACCTCGACCTCGCCGATCTTCTGGCAGGTGATGCCCATGGCGCCCGCCTGCATCTGGAGCTTTCCGATGGCGGGGATCTTGTGGGTCTTGATGTGCGGGCGGTTGCCGATGCCGTGCTTCGCCAGGTGCGCCTGCACCCGGCGGATGTTGTCTTCCATGATGTCGAGGCGGACGGTGACGGCGGGCGTGTCGAGGTCGCTGACGGCGTTCATGCGCGGCTCTCCCGTCGGTGAGGGTGGGCGGCGGGGCGGGCGCTCTCAGACATGCGCGTGGCCGCCGTGCCGGATGCCGAGAACGTAGATGACCTTGCCGAGCGCGATGAACTCGGCGAGGACCCACGTCAGCTCGAGGAGCTCGTCTTCGGTGAAACTGGCGCGGAGTTGCTCCCACTGCGTGTCGTCCACGGCGTGGTGGTCGGCGAAGAGCCGGTCGGCGTAGCGGAGCGCGGCCTTCTCGCGCTCGGAGAAAGGTCCGCGCTCGTAGTCGCGGAGCGCCGCCACCAGCTCCTCGGTGATGCCCTCGCGCCTTCCCAAGGCGTAGCGCGTGGTCATTCAATAGTCGCACTCGTTGAGCTGCGCCAGGCGAAGCCGCGCGAGCTCCTTCGTGCGGTGCTCGACGAGCCCCTTCCGCACCAGCGGCGAGTAGAAGGCGACGAAGCGCGCGAGCGTCCCCGGCAGCCTGGCGAGCGTCAGGATGAAGTTCGGATCGCCGCCGTCGGCCTGCCACTTCTCGAGCATCGCGCGGAGCTCGGGCGAGAGCGCGGCCGGGTCGAGGAGCGGCAGTCGTGGCATGGCGCGCAGGGCGGCGTTAGGGCGCCGTGACCGTGACGGCGCCGGCCGACGAGCTGATGGTGAAGTTGACGTCGCCCTGCTTGGCGTACTGGTACGACGTAAAGCCGGCGGGCGGCGTCGGCACCCTCGCCAGGAACGGCCCGCCGGTGACGCCCCCGGCCGTCCGCGCCTCGGTCAGATCCTCGATGGACCCGGGCAGCACCCCGAAGGTCGCCTGGTACTGGCGGATGGCGCTCGCGATGGCCTGGGCGTCGGCGCGCGCCTTGGTAGCGCGCGCGGCGGGCAGGTCCTCGCTGATGCCTTTCTGCTCTCTCTGGCACGCCGGCAGCGCAAGTGCCATCAGCGCGACCGCCACGACCGCCGCTCTCACCATGGGCGCCATTATGCCAGAGCACCCAACGATGCTAGTACCGGGCCTAGTACCGGGCATCCTTGGGCTTGTCTCCGTTGGGCCAGTCGCCCTTCTTCGCCTTGAAGTCGGGTCGCGGCTGCCGCGTGAAGTAGGCGGCGACGTCGTATGCCTCCTGGGCGGTGAGCGGAACGCCGCCCAGCGGCATCTTGGCCTTGACGAAGGCCGCGGCCGTGTCGAGGCGAGCCATGCCGGCGCCGATATTAAAGGAGCTCGATCCCCAGAGCGCCGGGAACACCACCTGCCCGCCCGCGCCCGTCACCCCC contains these protein-coding regions:
- a CDS encoding type II secretion system protein GspG, with translation MVRAAVVAVALMALALPACQREQKGISEDLPAARATKARADAQAIASAIRQYQATFGVLPGSIEDLTEARTAGGVTGGPFLARVPTPPAGFTSYQYAKQGDVNFTISSSAGAVTVTAP